One stretch of Tepidibacter hydrothermalis DNA includes these proteins:
- the dtd gene encoding D-aminoacyl-tRNA deacylase: MRAVVQRVSNSSVTVDQNVVGKIDKGIMVLLGVNDEDKSKDVEYLVDKIVNLRIFEDENEKMNLSLLDIKGDLLVVSQFTLYGDCRKGRRPNFTDAAKPDIAIPLYEEFIDKAKKYGIKVETGKFGAHMNVDIMNDGPVTLLIDSKKNF, encoded by the coding sequence GTGAGAGCTGTTGTTCAAAGAGTTTCAAACTCAAGTGTTACAGTTGACCAAAATGTAGTTGGGAAAATAGATAAAGGGATTATGGTTTTGTTAGGAGTAAATGATGAGGATAAATCAAAAGATGTAGAGTATTTGGTTGATAAGATTGTAAATTTGAGAATATTTGAAGATGAAAATGAAAAGATGAATCTATCTTTATTAGATATAAAAGGAGATCTTTTAGTTGTATCTCAGTTTACTCTTTATGGAGATTGTAGAAAAGGGAGAAGACCTAATTTTACAGATGCTGCAAAGCCTGACATAGCGATACCTTTATATGAAGAATTTATAGATAAGGCTAAAAAGTATGGAATAAAAGTGGAAACAGGTAAGTTTGGGGCTCATATGAATGTAGATATTATGAATGATGGCCCTGTAACTCTTTTAATAGATTCAAAAAAGAATTTCTAA
- a CDS encoding RelA/SpoT family protein: MLENLLLKIQQYSPNSDLDLIIKAYNFAENAHEGQYRRSGEKYFIHPVEVAYILADLEMDIYTIAAGLMHDVVEDTHYTYEDIAKRFGREIADLVEGVTKLGQIEYKSKEETQAENLRKMFMAMAKDIRVILIKLADRLHNMRTLKFMTPEKAKEKAKETVEIYAPIAHRLGISKIKWELEDIGLRYLDMPGYYELVEKVAKKRKEREAYITKVIDILEERFEKSSIKCDIYGRPKHFYSIYRKMHYQNKSFEEIYDLMAVRALVENVKDCYAVLGIVHTIWKPMPGRFKDYIAMPKPNMYQSLHTTVVGPDGEPLEIQIRTSEMHKIAEYGIAAHWKYKQGDTENKEEDMDIKLSWLRQMMEWQKDLNDPKEFMEALKIDLFTNQVFVFTPKGDVIELPAGSTSIDFAYRVHTGVGNKCIGAKIDGRIVPLDYKLKNGNIVEIIRSAHSNGPSRDWLNIVKTSHAKNRIRQWFKKERREENIQRGRELLEKEVKRQGYVLGEFLKNKNITAISRKFNQPSEDDLYATIGYGGLIVSQVMSKLREVYEKDNQKQIVENKIEETINEKEYKSKRKTSSQGVVVKDVDNILVRIAKCCNPLPGDDIIGYITKGRGVSIHRKDCPNIDVNNTETVNRSIEVEWDLNKKVRFEAEIQVKSHDRRGIITEITHVFTVDKIALNGINARTNKDKIVNMSLLLEVDSIKELNNLMKKVKNISGVIDVYRVIN; encoded by the coding sequence ATGTTAGAAAATTTATTACTAAAAATACAGCAGTATAGCCCCAATAGCGATTTGGATTTAATAATAAAGGCTTATAATTTTGCAGAAAATGCTCATGAGGGTCAGTACAGAAGATCTGGTGAAAAATACTTTATACATCCTGTAGAAGTTGCTTATATATTGGCTGATTTAGAAATGGATATATATACAATAGCCGCAGGTCTTATGCACGATGTAGTTGAAGATACTCATTATACTTATGAGGATATTGCAAAAAGATTTGGAAGAGAAATAGCTGATCTAGTAGAGGGTGTAACTAAGCTTGGGCAAATAGAATACAAATCAAAAGAAGAAACTCAAGCGGAAAATCTTAGAAAAATGTTTATGGCTATGGCGAAGGATATAAGAGTTATACTTATAAAGCTTGCTGATAGACTACATAATATGAGAACTCTTAAATTTATGACTCCTGAAAAAGCTAAAGAAAAAGCAAAAGAAACTGTCGAAATATACGCACCTATTGCACATAGATTAGGAATATCGAAGATAAAATGGGAACTTGAAGATATAGGTCTTAGATATCTTGATATGCCGGGATATTATGAACTCGTTGAAAAGGTTGCAAAAAAGAGAAAAGAAAGAGAAGCTTATATAACTAAAGTAATAGATATATTAGAAGAACGATTTGAAAAGTCAAGTATAAAATGTGATATATACGGTAGACCTAAACATTTTTATAGTATATATAGAAAGATGCATTATCAGAACAAGAGTTTTGAAGAAATATATGACTTGATGGCTGTAAGGGCACTGGTTGAAAATGTGAAGGACTGTTATGCTGTTCTTGGAATAGTTCATACTATATGGAAACCTATGCCTGGCAGATTTAAAGACTATATAGCTATGCCAAAGCCTAATATGTATCAATCTCTTCATACTACAGTTGTAGGTCCTGATGGAGAACCTCTTGAAATTCAAATAAGAACTAGTGAGATGCATAAAATAGCTGAGTATGGTATTGCAGCACATTGGAAATACAAACAAGGTGATACAGAAAACAAAGAAGAGGATATGGATATAAAGCTTTCATGGCTTAGACAGATGATGGAATGGCAAAAGGATTTAAATGATCCTAAAGAGTTTATGGAAGCTCTTAAAATAGATTTATTTACGAATCAGGTATTCGTATTTACGCCAAAGGGAGATGTTATAGAACTTCCAGCAGGATCTACTTCTATAGATTTTGCATATAGGGTTCATACTGGTGTTGGTAACAAGTGTATTGGAGCAAAGATAGATGGAAGGATAGTTCCTCTTGATTATAAGCTTAAAAATGGAAATATAGTAGAAATTATAAGATCGGCTCATAGTAATGGTCCTAGCAGAGATTGGCTTAATATAGTTAAAACTTCTCATGCTAAAAATAGAATAAGACAATGGTTTAAAAAAGAAAGAAGAGAAGAGAATATCCAAAGAGGAAGGGAATTACTTGAAAAAGAAGTTAAAAGACAAGGATATGTTTTAGGTGAATTTTTGAAAAATAAAAACATAACTGCAATATCTAGAAAGTTTAATCAACCAAGTGAGGATGATTTGTATGCAACTATTGGGTATGGTGGACTTATAGTATCTCAAGTTATGTCAAAACTGAGAGAAGTATATGAAAAGGATAATCAAAAACAAATTGTTGAGAATAAGATTGAAGAGACTATAAATGAAAAAGAATATAAAAGCAAAAGAAAAACAAGTAGCCAAGGTGTTGTTGTAAAAGATGTCGACAATATATTAGTCAGAATAGCTAAATGCTGTAATCCTCTTCCAGGAGATGATATAATTGGATATATAACTAAGGGTAGAGGTGTTTCTATTCATAGAAAAGATTGTCCTAATATAGATGTAAATAATACTGAGACAGTGAATAGATCAATTGAGGTTGAATGGGACTTAAATAAAAAAGTAAGGTTCGAAGCTGAAATACAGGTTAAGTCGCATGATAGAAGAGGAATTATTACTGAAATAACTCATGTTTTTACAGTAGATAAAATAGCTTTGAATGGAATAAATGCTAGAACTAATAAGGACAAAATTGTCAACATGAGTTTGTTACTTGAAGTTGATAGTATAAAAGAACTTAATAATTTAATGAAAAAAGTTAAAAATATATCGGGTGTTATAGATGTATATAGAGTTATAAATTAA
- the hemZ gene encoding coproporphyrinogen dehydrogenase HemZ: MLNVFLKNHDYKYEVSELLKLFTSQFEFVEDEDIQDNILVNEVNVKDNLIISKTYFYQNNKLALHYEEEGLIDELDYDDKMIRKESKIIIKRSIFKVLTKIYKSFVPWGILTGIRPTKIVHELIDENKSKKDIEDILKKKYQMDESKIDLAYNIACVERKFVYPIDENKIALYISIPFCPTRCVYCSFPSNTLKQWGHLKKEYLNCLITEIKGVSEIVKKTNKEIETVYIGGGTPTTLEADELSLLIDSLYENFDLSKMKEFTVEAGRVDTITREKLNVLKEKSVSRISINPQTMNNETLKEIGRTHSVEEIKDCFHMAREIGFDNINMDIILGLPKETPEMVENTLKEILKLDPESLTVHTMAIKRASRLNENIDNYEFSHYMDMVKMIDISMEYAYKMNLIPYYMYRQKHMLGNLENIGYAKKGFECIYNIQIMEEKQTIYALGAGANSKIVYIDENRIERVANVKNIEHYINRVDEMIKKKEEEVLKDAD; the protein is encoded by the coding sequence ATGCTTAATGTATTTTTAAAGAATCATGATTATAAATATGAAGTTAGTGAATTATTAAAATTGTTTACATCTCAATTTGAATTTGTAGAAGATGAAGATATACAAGATAATATTTTAGTTAATGAGGTAAATGTAAAAGACAATTTGATAATATCTAAAACATATTTTTATCAAAATAATAAGCTTGCACTTCACTATGAAGAAGAAGGGTTAATAGATGAATTAGATTATGATGATAAAATGATACGAAAAGAAAGTAAAATAATAATAAAAAGAAGTATATTTAAGGTATTGACCAAGATATATAAATCATTTGTTCCATGGGGTATTTTAACAGGTATTAGGCCTACCAAAATAGTACATGAGCTTATAGATGAGAATAAATCAAAAAAAGATATAGAGGATATACTAAAAAAGAAATACCAGATGGATGAGAGTAAGATAGATCTTGCATACAATATAGCTTGTGTAGAAAGAAAGTTTGTGTATCCCATAGATGAAAATAAAATAGCTTTATATATAAGTATACCATTTTGTCCAACTAGATGTGTTTACTGTTCTTTTCCTTCAAATACTTTAAAGCAATGGGGACATCTTAAGAAAGAATACTTAAACTGCCTTATAACAGAAATAAAAGGTGTATCTGAGATAGTTAAAAAAACTAATAAAGAGATCGAAACTGTATATATAGGTGGAGGAACACCAACTACTCTTGAAGCTGATGAGCTTTCTTTACTGATAGATTCTTTATATGAAAATTTTGATCTTTCTAAAATGAAGGAATTTACAGTTGAGGCTGGAAGAGTAGACACTATAACAAGAGAAAAGTTAAATGTGCTTAAAGAAAAGTCTGTTTCGAGAATAAGTATTAACCCTCAGACTATGAATAATGAAACTTTAAAAGAAATAGGAAGAACTCATAGTGTAGAAGAAATTAAAGATTGTTTTCACATGGCTAGAGAAATTGGTTTTGATAATATAAATATGGACATTATTTTGGGACTTCCAAAAGAAACTCCTGAGATGGTTGAGAATACTTTAAAAGAAATATTAAAGCTAGATCCTGAGAGCTTGACTGTTCATACTATGGCAATAAAAAGAGCTTCAAGGCTTAATGAAAATATAGATAACTATGAATTTAGCCACTATATGGATATGGTTAAGATGATAGATATATCTATGGAATATGCTTATAAAATGAATCTTATACCATATTATATGTACAGACAAAAACATATGCTTGGAAATCTTGAAAATATAGGATATGCTAAGAAGGGATTTGAATGCATATATAATATACAAATAATGGAAGAAAAACAAACGATATATGCTTTAGGAGCAGGAGCTAATTCTAAGATAGTATATATAGACGAAAATAGAATTGAGCGAGTTGCTAATGTCAAAAATATAGAACACTATATAAATAGAGTGGATGAAATGATTAAGAAAAAAGAAGAGGAGGTTTTAAAAGATGCCGATTAA
- a CDS encoding adenine phosphoribosyltransferase has product MNLEATIRNIKDFPKEGIDFKDITTLLKDGKAFKCAVDQIIEDLKDKNVDVIVGPEARGFLMGTPVAYGLEIGFVPVRKPGKLPAETEKFEYDLEYGTDVLEIHKDAIKPGQRVAIVDDLLATGGTMGAAAKLIEKLGGEVVAMEFLIELEFLNGRKKIDNYHINSLITY; this is encoded by the coding sequence ATGAATTTAGAGGCAACAATAAGAAACATAAAAGATTTTCCAAAAGAAGGAATAGACTTCAAAGATATAACTACATTATTAAAGGATGGAAAAGCTTTTAAATGTGCTGTTGATCAGATAATAGAAGATTTAAAAGATAAAAATGTAGATGTAATAGTAGGACCTGAGGCTAGAGGATTTTTAATGGGAACACCTGTTGCTTACGGACTTGAAATAGGATTCGTTCCGGTTAGAAAACCTGGGAAGTTACCAGCTGAAACTGAAAAGTTTGAATATGATTTAGAGTACGGAACTGATGTACTTGAGATACATAAAGATGCTATAAAGCCAGGACAAAGAGTGGCTATAGTAGATGATCTTCTTGCAACTGGAGGAACTATGGGTGCTGCTGCAAAGCTTATTGAAAAATTAGGTGGAGAAGTAGTTGCTATGGAATTTTTAATAGAATTAGAGTTTTTAAATGGAAGAAAAAAAATAGACAATTATCATATTAACTCTTTAATAACATATTAA
- the hisS gene encoding histidine--tRNA ligase produces the protein MPIKAPRGTKDVLPKDSYKWTYVENLFREVCSLFGYKEIRTPVFESTDLFKRGVGETTDIVQKEMYSFQDNGGRDITLKPEGTAGAVRAFIENKLYADAQPSKLFYITPCFRYERPQAGRMRQFHQFGVEAFGSESASIDAEVMALAMEFFKRVGLEKLELRINSIGCPKCRKEYNDKLRGYLKEKLDTLCNTCQTRYEKNPLRILDCKNEDCQSQIKDAPLMIDNICDDCKNHFEKVNTYLDSMGINYVVDPKIVRGLDYYTKTAFEIISQDIGAQSTVCGGGRYDGLVEQLEGPKTPGIGFGMGIERLLLTLENNNIEIPKEEGIDIFVVTIGEKAEIESFKIIKALRSNNISCDKDHIGKSVKAQFKYSDKINAKYTIVLGDDEIEKDLATLKNMQTSEQTEIKLSEIADVLKNMI, from the coding sequence ATGCCGATTAAAGCGCCAAGAGGAACTAAAGATGTACTGCCTAAGGACTCTTATAAATGGACTTATGTAGAAAATTTATTTAGAGAGGTATGCTCTTTATTTGGATATAAAGAAATAAGAACTCCTGTGTTTGAAAGTACAGATCTTTTCAAAAGAGGAGTAGGAGAGACTACTGATATAGTTCAAAAGGAAATGTATTCATTCCAAGATAATGGAGGAAGAGATATAACTTTAAAGCCAGAAGGAACAGCAGGTGCTGTTAGAGCTTTTATTGAAAATAAGCTTTATGCAGATGCACAACCTTCAAAGTTATTTTATATAACTCCATGTTTTAGATATGAAAGACCACAGGCTGGAAGAATGAGACAGTTTCATCAGTTTGGAGTTGAAGCGTTTGGAAGTGAGTCTGCTTCTATAGATGCAGAGGTTATGGCTCTTGCTATGGAGTTTTTCAAAAGAGTAGGACTTGAAAAATTAGAACTTAGAATAAATTCTATAGGATGCCCTAAGTGTAGAAAGGAATACAATGATAAGTTAAGAGGTTATTTAAAAGAAAAGCTTGATACATTATGTAATACTTGTCAAACTAGATATGAAAAAAATCCTCTTAGAATACTTGATTGTAAGAATGAAGATTGTCAAAGTCAAATAAAGGATGCTCCTTTAATGATAGATAATATATGTGATGATTGTAAAAATCACTTTGAAAAAGTAAACACATATCTAGATAGCATGGGTATAAACTATGTTGTAGATCCTAAGATAGTTAGAGGACTTGATTATTATACTAAGACTGCTTTTGAAATAATTTCACAAGATATAGGAGCTCAAAGCACTGTATGCGGTGGAGGAAGATATGATGGACTTGTTGAACAATTAGAAGGGCCAAAGACTCCAGGTATAGGATTTGGTATGGGTATAGAGAGACTTTTATTAACTCTTGAAAACAACAATATAGAAATACCTAAAGAAGAGGGTATAGATATATTTGTAGTTACAATCGGAGAAAAAGCTGAAATAGAAAGTTTTAAAATTATAAAAGCTTTAAGATCAAACAATATATCTTGCGATAAAGACCATATAGGTAAGAGTGTAAAGGCACAGTTCAAATATTCTGATAAAATCAATGCTAAATACACTATAGTACTTGGTGATGATGAAATAGAAAAAGATCTAGCAACGCTTAAGAATATGCAAACATCAGAACAAACAGAGATAAAATTAAGCGAAATAGCAGATGTACTAAAAAACATGATTTAA
- a CDS encoding ABC1 kinase family protein → MIKTGYRNLKRSRNIMQILLKYGFSFLVEKLKIDGIAYKMPLTPNKEIQNMRTGERVRRALEELGPTFVKLGQIMSTRNDILDPEIIEEISKLQSDVKSFDIREARETFVSEIGLEIEDVFDDFNEMPIGAASIGQAYVAKLKDGKDVIVKIQRPNIENIIKSDLEMLQLMGKVIEEYYKETVVDFGEVIEEFSVTIMRELDYTFEARNCEKFREIFKNDSKVYIPKVYWNVSSKKVLVMEKIDGISVSNINDIKKIGWDTKEIANVGAMSFMKQVFFNGFFHADPHPGNIFAIGKDKIAFIDFGIVGLIDNITLNFITDILIASINKDVDKIIDSLIELDAIGEDTNVRKFREEISFFIHYYYDMPIKMINITEILNEFMRFSRKNKVKLPSQFSLLARAIITLEGTAKKLNPDFALSTIVKEFIKEFYLNKFKADKVLLKSRSYIEQALTDFKVIPRQIKLVLKHLEKNQIKFTIDEIKFTNLEKEINNMTNKLAASLILSSTIVGSSMIITTKTGPSIKGYPILGIVGFLIATVMGMYLTISILMSGRNKR, encoded by the coding sequence GTGATTAAAACAGGCTATAGAAACTTAAAAAGATCTAGAAATATAATGCAAATATTATTGAAGTATGGTTTTAGTTTTTTAGTTGAAAAATTGAAAATAGATGGCATTGCGTATAAAATGCCTCTAACGCCTAATAAAGAAATACAAAACATGAGGACTGGAGAACGAGTAAGAAGAGCTCTTGAAGAACTTGGACCTACGTTTGTGAAATTAGGACAAATAATGAGTACTAGAAACGATATACTAGATCCTGAGATAATAGAAGAAATATCAAAGCTTCAAAGTGATGTTAAAAGTTTTGATATAAGAGAAGCTAGAGAGACTTTTGTAAGTGAGATAGGACTTGAAATTGAAGACGTATTTGATGATTTCAATGAAATGCCTATTGGTGCAGCCTCTATAGGACAGGCGTATGTAGCTAAGCTAAAAGACGGTAAAGATGTAATAGTTAAAATACAAAGACCTAATATAGAAAATATTATAAAATCTGATTTAGAGATGCTTCAGCTAATGGGAAAGGTAATAGAAGAATATTATAAGGAAACCGTAGTTGATTTTGGTGAAGTTATAGAAGAATTTTCTGTCACTATAATGAGAGAACTTGACTATACATTTGAAGCTAGGAACTGTGAAAAGTTTAGAGAAATATTCAAGAATGACAGCAAGGTATATATTCCTAAAGTATACTGGAATGTATCATCTAAAAAAGTTCTTGTAATGGAAAAAATCGATGGAATAAGTGTAAGTAATATAAATGATATAAAAAAAATAGGATGGGACACTAAGGAAATTGCTAATGTAGGAGCTATGTCATTTATGAAGCAGGTATTTTTTAATGGATTTTTTCATGCAGACCCGCATCCAGGTAATATATTTGCAATAGGAAAGGATAAAATAGCTTTTATAGACTTTGGAATAGTTGGGTTAATAGATAATATAACATTGAATTTTATAACGGATATATTAATTGCAAGTATAAATAAAGATGTAGATAAAATAATAGATTCTTTAATAGAACTTGATGCTATAGGTGAGGATACAAATGTAAGAAAATTTAGAGAAGAGATAAGCTTTTTTATACATTATTATTATGATATGCCTATTAAGATGATAAATATAACGGAAATATTAAATGAATTCATGCGATTTAGTAGAAAAAATAAGGTTAAGCTACCTTCTCAATTTTCACTTTTAGCAAGAGCTATAATAACTCTTGAAGGCACTGCTAAAAAATTGAATCCTGATTTTGCTTTATCTACAATAGTAAAGGAATTTATAAAGGAGTTTTATTTAAACAAATTTAAGGCGGATAAGGTTTTACTTAAATCAAGATCTTATATAGAACAAGCACTTACTGATTTTAAAGTTATACCAAGACAGATAAAACTTGTTTTGAAACATCTAGAAAAAAATCAAATTAAATTTACTATAGATGAAATTAAATTTACAAATCTAGAAAAAGAAATAAATAATATGACAAATAAATTAGCTGCAAGTCTTATATTATCATCAACAATAGTAGGATCATCTATGATTATAACTACGAAGACAGGACCTAGTATAAAAGGATATCCTATTTTAGGGATAGTTGGATTTTTAATAGCAACTGTAATGGGGATGTATTTGACAATATCTATATTAATGTCAGGTAGGAATAAACGATAG
- the aspS gene encoding aspartate--tRNA ligase codes for MESLGGLKRTHYCGDLRESNIGEEVVLMGWVQKKRNLGGLVFVDLRDVKGICQIVFDTDVSKEAFEKAEKLGSEYVIAIKGKVLERQSKNPNMPTGDIEIFADQIKILNKSETPPIYIKDDDEVSENLRLKYRYLDLRKPSMQKNLILRHKVANIVRNYLSDNNFLEIETPFLNKPTPEGARDYLVPSRVNEGKFYALPQSPQLFKQLLMVSGMDRYFQIVKCFRDEDLRADRQPEFTQIDCEMSFVEIDDVIDIMEKMLQKIFKEISNVDIQLPFPRMTYKESMERYGCDKPDVRFGFELKNISDIVKDCGFKVFSSTVENGGSVRGINVKGSADKFTRKNITSLEDYAKNYGAKGLAWMKVTSEGVTSPIAKFFDEEKMNSILEKMEASEGDLILFVADKDKVVFDSLGNLRNEVAKRLEILDKNEFKLLWVTEFPLFEHDEEENRYVAMHHPFTSPMDEDLANLDNDKLNVRAKAYDIVLNGFEIGGGSIRISNADIQKTMFGALGFSDEEAYDKFGFLLDAFKYGTPPHGGIAFGLDRLVMLLAGEDNIRQVIAFPKTQNASCPMTNAPAVADDKQLEELNIKVELEEK; via the coding sequence ATGGAAAGCTTAGGTGGATTAAAAAGAACACATTATTGTGGAGACTTAAGAGAGTCTAACATAGGTGAAGAAGTAGTATTAATGGGATGGGTACAAAAGAAAAGAAATTTAGGTGGATTAGTATTCGTAGACTTAAGAGATGTAAAAGGAATATGTCAAATAGTATTTGATACTGATGTATCTAAAGAGGCGTTTGAAAAAGCTGAAAAATTAGGATCTGAATACGTTATAGCTATAAAGGGAAAGGTTCTTGAGAGACAATCTAAGAATCCTAATATGCCAACAGGAGATATAGAAATATTTGCAGATCAAATAAAGATTTTAAATAAATCAGAAACTCCTCCTATTTATATAAAGGATGATGATGAGGTTTCAGAAAATTTAAGACTTAAGTATAGATACTTAGATTTAAGAAAGCCGTCTATGCAAAAGAACTTAATTTTAAGACATAAAGTAGCAAATATAGTTAGAAATTATTTATCTGATAATAACTTCTTAGAGATAGAAACTCCGTTTTTAAACAAACCAACACCAGAAGGAGCGAGAGATTACTTAGTTCCAAGTAGAGTAAATGAAGGAAAGTTCTATGCTTTACCTCAATCTCCTCAGTTATTTAAACAACTTTTAATGGTATCTGGTATGGATAGATACTTCCAAATAGTAAAGTGTTTTAGAGATGAAGATTTAAGAGCTGATAGACAACCAGAATTTACTCAAATAGACTGCGAAATGTCATTTGTTGAAATAGATGATGTAATTGATATAATGGAAAAAATGCTTCAAAAAATATTTAAAGAAATATCAAATGTTGATATACAACTTCCATTCCCTAGAATGACATATAAAGAATCTATGGAAAGATACGGATGTGATAAGCCAGATGTAAGATTTGGATTTGAGCTTAAAAACATATCTGATATAGTTAAGGATTGTGGATTTAAAGTATTCTCATCAACAGTAGAAAATGGTGGATCTGTTAGAGGTATAAATGTTAAGGGATCTGCTGATAAATTCACTAGAAAGAACATAACTTCTCTTGAAGATTATGCTAAGAACTATGGAGCTAAGGGACTTGCTTGGATGAAAGTAACAAGTGAAGGAGTTACATCTCCAATAGCTAAGTTCTTTGATGAAGAAAAAATGAATTCTATATTAGAAAAAATGGAAGCTTCTGAGGGAGACTTAATATTATTTGTAGCAGATAAGGATAAGGTTGTATTTGATTCTCTTGGAAACTTAAGAAATGAAGTAGCTAAAAGACTTGAAATACTTGATAAGAATGAATTTAAACTTCTATGGGTAACTGAATTCCCATTATTTGAGCATGATGAAGAAGAGAATAGATATGTTGCTATGCATCACCCATTCACATCTCCAATGGATGAAGATTTAGCTAATCTAGATAATGATAAATTAAATGTAAGAGCTAAAGCTTATGATATAGTATTAAATGGATTTGAAATAGGTGGAGGAAGTATAAGAATATCTAATGCAGATATACAAAAGACTATGTTCGGAGCATTAGGATTCAGTGATGAAGAAGCTTATGATAAGTTTGGATTCTTACTTGACGCATTTAAATATGGAACACCACCACATGGAGGTATAGCATTTGGTCTTGATAGACTTGTAATGTTACTTGCTGGAGAAGATAATATAAGACAGGTTATAGCATTCCCTAAAACTCAAAATGCATCTTGTCCTATGACTAATGCACCAGCTGTTGCAGACGATAAGCAATTAGAAGAACTTAATATAAAAGTTGAGTTAGAAGAAAAGTAA
- the secF gene encoding protein translocase subunit SecF, with product MKIIERTKLWFGLSLAIMAIGLVIILTTGLNFGIDFTGGTLMEINLHKTVSTQEIRNITNEYDKDMTINFVGAEKETIQIKTKKDFDSDKRQEVFNKFKEKYNLKEEQPEKAEQFGATVGKEIRNNAIISTLIAAVGMLIYVSFRFEFSYGIASIIALVHDVIILICAYAIFRVPVNSPFVAAVLTVVGYSINDTIVVFDRIRENMKHAKRNDYVNVANQSISSTISRSINTSVTTLVAITSLYVIGVDAIKDFTLPLIVGMAAGTYSSIFIASPTWVLIKQKTKF from the coding sequence ATGAAAATAATAGAAAGAACGAAGTTATGGTTTGGATTATCCCTTGCTATTATGGCTATAGGACTTGTAATAATACTTACAACTGGACTTAACTTTGGAATAGATTTTACAGGTGGAACATTAATGGAGATAAATCTTCATAAAACTGTTTCAACTCAGGAAATAAGAAATATAACTAATGAATACGACAAAGATATGACTATAAATTTTGTAGGAGCAGAAAAAGAAACAATTCAGATAAAGACAAAAAAAGACTTTGATTCGGATAAAAGACAAGAAGTATTTAATAAATTCAAAGAAAAATACAATTTAAAAGAAGAACAACCTGAAAAGGCTGAACAGTTTGGAGCTACAGTAGGTAAAGAAATAAGAAACAATGCGATTATATCAACTCTTATAGCTGCTGTTGGGATGCTTATATATGTAAGTTTTAGATTTGAATTTTCATATGGTATAGCGTCTATAATAGCACTTGTACATGATGTTATTATACTGATATGTGCATATGCGATATTTAGAGTACCTGTTAATAGTCCATTTGTTGCAGCTGTACTTACTGTTGTTGGATACTCTATAAATGATACAATAGTTGTATTTGATAGAATAAGAGAAAATATGAAGCATGCTAAGAGAAATGATTATGTAAATGTTGCAAATCAAAGTATATCTAGTACTATATCAAGATCTATTAATACTTCTGTTACTACATTAGTAGCTATAACATCGCTTTATGTAATAGGAGTGGATGCTATTAAAGATTTCACACTTCCTTTAATAGTTGGAATGGCAGCTGGAACATATTCATCTATATTTATAGCCAGTCCTACATGGGTGTTGATTAAGCAAAAGACTAAATTTTAG
- a CDS encoding MBL fold metallo-hydrolase — translation MFLEKVVAGVYGVNCYILGDIETKKCAVIDPGGACDEILHIVNKNGFNLEYIILTHGHADHIGAVEEIKEKTGANVLAHKEEQIVLSNSQNNLTYMMGGSIEIEADRYLSDGQTVELGNLKLQIIHTPGHTPGGMCIKVNDSLFAGDTLFRSSIGRTDLFGGDYDKIIESVNRLAKLDDNLKVFPGHGPASTIGTEKLNNPYIKS, via the coding sequence ATGTTTTTAGAAAAAGTAGTGGCTGGGGTATACGGTGTAAATTGTTATATACTAGGTGATATTGAAACTAAAAAATGTGCAGTAATAGATCCAGGTGGAGCTTGTGATGAAATATTACATATTGTAAATAAAAATGGGTTCAACTTAGAGTATATAATACTTACTCATGGTCATGCAGATCATATAGGTGCAGTTGAAGAGATCAAAGAAAAAACTGGTGCTAATGTATTAGCTCATAAAGAAGAACAAATAGTATTAAGTAATAGTCAAAATAACTTAACTTATATGATGGGCGGAAGCATAGAAATTGAGGCAGATAGATATTTAAGTGATGGACAAACTGTAGAGTTAGGTAATCTTAAACTTCAAATAATACATACTCCAGGACATACGCCTGGAGGTATGTGTATAAAGGTAAATGATTCACTTTTTGCTGGAGATACATTATTTAGATCATCTATAGGAAGAACGGACTTATTTGGTGGAGACTATGATAAAATAATAGAATCTGTAAATAGGTTAGCTAAGTTAGATGATAATTTGAAAGTATTTCCAGGTCATGGACCTGCGAGTACTATAGGGACAGAGAAACTAAACAATCCATATATTAAGAGTTAA